The Kordia sp. SMS9 genome window below encodes:
- a CDS encoding matrixin family metalloprotease: MKKQILLLAFLLVHTFVFSQECGALMTPLSIQERTNEATNIVEGKIIASTSYWDVNKHNIYTLHDVSIYKNFKGQNNATFKIVTAGGSVGDHFQLTSSAANLRPGMVGVFFLKDFRKQLTVSNNLYELVGAAQGIIKYDNFTNEASDIFNTYTSIENQVYATIKNTTGNREQILQERLSTNTGMTMRANPIVYSFSPLTATAGTQTTLTITGNNFGASMGSIGFSNANDGGSSFTTALDSQILSWSNTEIQVEIPYLAGTGSIMITNSDNSTHTTSVPLTITYSHLNGTSGTVDYPSTLQDDNGSGGFTFEYHTDFDTSSAKTYFEDAFELWNCESGINFIFGNTTSTDESIEDGINIVRFDNGSELASGVLGEVITRYVGSCGTTGRAIADEIDITWNDSTNWYYGSGDPSASQYDFKTVALHELGHAHQLGHVIDTNLIMHYSLGAGENKYSLGTSDIDASVYTMGIFTQSPGCSITEMSSITLCCDDIAISSQPQDTTIAENSSGQFTISASGNDSVSWFSSTDGNSWTELSDDSVYSGTSTTTLSVTNVPVSYDGLLYRAYLENVCGESLNSDQATLTVTAYTSIPDANFEAALEALGYDDISGDGQVPTSLIESITSLNVENLNISDITGIEDFAALQELAIADNAITSLDLSNNLAIESIYAGNNQLTSINISNNTLLERLWVHESNLTSIDLSNNTALQVLSVSNNNLTSLDVSNNTAIYNLFASYNSLTSIDVSNNTALQQFHVISNSLTALDVTNNTSITNFQFHFNNLTEIDLSNNPALSFLSGRDNNLTSLDVSNNPVLAKIWCGNNVITSINITNNPLITVFQMAGNDLTYANLQNGNNINITGFSINNNDNLECITVDDAAYSTTNWTNVDATASFSEEEYCSYTTIPDANFEAALEALGYDDISGDGQVPTSLIESITSLNVDGESINDLTGIEDFVALETLRSESNSLTTVDVSNLSNLKQLYLQYNSLTSLDVTNNIYLETLSFGNNSVSSIDLSNNANLLSLGFQYNSITDIDLSNNLLLYHIACRDNGLTSLDLTNNPEMINIYAQNNAISVVDLSGNPDLAIVAFPNNDIVEFNIKNENNTNITTFNTNGNSSLECILVDDASYSSTNWTNIESTTSFTETDYCAYTAIPDTNFEAALEALNYDDISGDGQVPTALIEGVTNLSVDNEGITDLTGIEDFTALTELVISDNNIVILDVSSNTNLRRLEAFSCGLTSLDISQNTNLEELIVYSNALTTLDTSNNTSLTNVTLFANQLTSLDFSSNTALTYVEVSDNELTELNIQNGTNNLIQTFDATNNSNLSCIRVDDAANSTMNWTIDLNTSFSETYCRYTAIPDTNFETRLESIITDDVSGDGQVPTVLIEVITNLNLSNRSIADLTGIEDFTALQKLNASTNTLTSVDLTNNTNLEELNISDNTNLTSLDVSSCVLLERINVEDNAFSTLDLSANTQLDALFVTDNDALTEIDLSTNSLLRVLTLDNLDNIASVDISQNATIDSLQVTNNVILSEFNVKNGANTDIFFFQGNNNSSLTCILVDDASYSTASWSAIDSQASFSDTYCRYTAIPDANFETALEALITDDVSGDGQVPTAEIEVVTSLDVRNLNIADLTGIEDFVALEALYCSDNSLTTLNVSNLTNLQTLWAVSNNLTSIDLTNNPAITDIRIENNELTSIDLSNQTNLVILQIDRNELTAIDVSNSPSITRFRVYDNNISNIDLANNTSLSEVRVQNNRLLSLNLQNGNNTNIGTFAADNNEFLDCILVDDASYSTANWTTIDAQTSFSDTTCTVAYTAIPDSNFEAQLESLGYDDISGDGQVPTAYIEGVTTLDVGNLSIADLTGIEDFIGLVDLDAEVNNLTSLDLSNNTLLETIDIDSNDLSSLTLPTNGSLITFSCNNNSNLTTVDFSGNTNLQTIQCINNGLTSINLTGLSVLTSLGLNENSLSSIDISDAMSLETLTIGNNALTSINLSNNTNLTYLTVESNNLNSLDISNNTALEYLILSENNITSIDTSSHTALVWLYAGNNQLTTIDVSANTLLERLWVNDNQLTSLDVSSNLLLEELVCYNNSITSLDASGNSFLSWFLVNNNALTSVNLQNGNNTNILIYASNDNPDLSCMLVDDASYSTTNWTSVDAATTFNESACTTEFTLGVNVYLQGALLNPNTGEESLMRDDLRVAGYIPTTSPYADALTCEATVFDTTGNDAIVDWILIEFRDATDNTIVTYSQSALLQRDGDVVDVDGISDIAFSFEGEAEYCLGLQHRNHLGIMTSSSITFVNNALMTINFTDATNQFTYGTDAQTDNGMPTDIVAMWCGDVNSDSIIQYSGTDPDVPAILSEILNDSGNFLNFPTYAITGYNTNDIDMNGTIQYSGTDPDTPFVLQNVLAHPSNFLSFSTYQIIEQLP; encoded by the coding sequence ATGAAAAAACAAATTTTACTTCTAGCATTTCTTCTCGTACACACTTTCGTATTTTCACAAGAATGTGGAGCCTTAATGACACCGCTTTCCATTCAAGAGCGTACCAATGAAGCTACGAACATTGTGGAGGGAAAAATAATTGCCAGTACTAGCTATTGGGATGTTAATAAACACAATATCTACACATTACACGACGTATCTATATATAAAAATTTTAAAGGGCAAAATAACGCAACCTTCAAAATAGTAACAGCAGGAGGAAGCGTGGGTGATCATTTTCAACTGACTTCAAGCGCTGCTAATTTACGACCTGGAATGGTTGGGGTATTTTTCTTAAAAGATTTTAGAAAACAACTAACTGTATCTAATAATTTATACGAATTGGTAGGCGCTGCTCAAGGAATTATTAAATATGATAATTTTACAAATGAAGCATCCGATATCTTCAATACATATACTTCTATAGAAAATCAAGTTTACGCAACTATTAAAAACACAACAGGCAATAGAGAACAGATACTGCAAGAACGTTTATCCACGAATACAGGAATGACAATGCGTGCCAACCCAATAGTGTATAGTTTTTCGCCATTAACAGCAACAGCAGGTACTCAAACAACATTAACAATTACGGGGAATAATTTTGGAGCAAGTATGGGTTCTATTGGTTTTTCAAATGCTAATGATGGAGGTTCTTCTTTTACCACGGCGCTAGATTCTCAAATTCTTAGCTGGTCTAATACAGAAATTCAGGTGGAGATTCCGTATTTAGCAGGTACGGGAAGTATTATGATAACAAATTCAGACAATAGTACACATACCACATCAGTTCCTCTTACGATAACATATAGTCATTTAAACGGAACATCTGGCACAGTAGATTATCCTTCAACGCTACAAGACGACAATGGTAGTGGAGGTTTTACTTTTGAATATCATACTGATTTTGATACAAGCTCTGCCAAAACCTATTTTGAAGACGCTTTCGAGTTATGGAATTGCGAGTCTGGAATTAACTTCATTTTTGGTAACACTACCAGTACTGACGAATCCATAGAAGATGGAATAAATATTGTGCGTTTCGACAATGGAAGCGAACTTGCCTCAGGAGTTTTGGGAGAAGTAATAACCAGATATGTAGGCTCTTGTGGTACTACTGGTAGAGCTATAGCTGATGAAATAGATATCACTTGGAATGATAGTACCAACTGGTATTATGGGAGTGGCGACCCGTCAGCTTCTCAATACGATTTTAAAACGGTAGCCTTACACGAATTAGGACATGCACACCAGTTAGGACATGTCATCGATACAAATCTTATCATGCATTATAGTTTAGGTGCTGGTGAGAACAAATATAGTTTAGGGACTAGCGATATTGATGCATCGGTTTACACCATGGGTATTTTTACACAATCTCCAGGCTGTAGTATTACTGAAATGAGCTCAATTACATTATGCTGTGATGATATCGCTATTAGCTCACAACCACAAGACACTACGATTGCAGAAAATAGTTCTGGACAATTTACCATAAGTGCGTCAGGGAATGATTCAGTTTCGTGGTTTAGCAGTACAGATGGTAACTCTTGGACTGAACTTTCTGATGACAGCGTGTATTCGGGAACATCGACTACCACACTAAGCGTAACCAATGTTCCTGTGAGTTATGACGGATTATTGTATAGAGCCTATCTTGAAAATGTCTGTGGAGAATCTCTTAATTCAGATCAGGCAACACTTACAGTAACTGCCTATACTAGCATTCCTGATGCTAATTTTGAAGCAGCTTTAGAAGCATTAGGTTATGACGATATTTCAGGCGATGGACAAGTGCCAACCAGTTTGATTGAATCTATTACAAGTTTAAATGTAGAAAATTTGAATATTTCCGACATAACAGGGATTGAAGATTTTGCGGCTTTACAAGAGCTAGCCATTGCAGATAATGCTATCACCTCACTTGACCTATCCAACAATTTGGCGATAGAATCAATTTATGCTGGAAATAATCAGTTAACAAGCATAAATATCAGTAATAATACATTACTTGAAAGATTATGGGTACATGAAAGTAATTTGACGAGTATAGATCTTTCAAACAATACTGCATTACAAGTTTTAAGTGTGAGTAATAATAATCTCACTTCGTTGGATGTGAGTAACAATACTGCCATTTATAATTTATTCGCAAGCTACAACTCACTAACCAGTATAGACGTTTCCAACAATACCGCTTTGCAACAATTTCATGTTATAAGCAATTCACTGACAGCATTAGATGTTACGAATAATACATCAATCACCAACTTTCAATTTCATTTTAACAATCTCACAGAAATTGATTTGAGTAATAATCCTGCACTGAGTTTTTTATCGGGTAGAGATAATAATTTAACATCACTGGATGTTAGTAACAATCCTGTATTGGCTAAGATATGGTGTGGAAATAATGTGATTACTTCTATCAATATCACTAATAATCCGTTAATAACGGTTTTTCAAATGGCAGGTAATGATTTAACATATGCGAATCTTCAAAATGGGAACAACATCAATATAACAGGTTTTAGTATTAATAACAATGATAATCTTGAATGTATAACTGTAGATGATGCGGCGTATAGTACTACAAATTGGACAAATGTAGATGCCACAGCTAGTTTTAGTGAAGAAGAATACTGTTCTTATACTACGATTCCAGATGCCAATTTTGAAGCGGCTTTAGAAGCCTTAGGCTATGATGATATTTCTGGTGATGGACAAGTGCCAACCAGTTTGATTGAATCTATTACAAGTTTAAATGTAGATGGAGAATCTATTAATGATTTAACAGGTATTGAAGATTTTGTGGCATTGGAAACTTTAAGATCAGAAAGTAACTCTCTTACTACTGTAGATGTTAGTAATCTTTCTAATCTAAAACAATTGTATTTACAATACAATTCACTGACGAGTTTGGATGTAACCAACAATATTTATTTAGAGACTTTATCTTTCGGAAACAATTCGGTAAGCTCAATAGATTTAAGTAATAATGCTAATCTACTGAGTTTAGGGTTTCAATATAATTCAATAACAGATATAGATTTAAGCAATAATTTACTTTTATATCATATTGCTTGTAGAGACAATGGGCTTACCTCATTAGATCTTACCAATAACCCAGAAATGATCAATATTTATGCACAAAACAATGCCATTTCTGTTGTTGATTTAAGCGGAAACCCAGATTTGGCTATAGTTGCATTTCCTAATAATGATATTGTTGAATTTAATATCAAAAATGAAAATAACACAAACATCACTACCTTTAATACTAATGGAAATAGCAGTCTTGAATGTATTTTGGTTGACGATGCTAGTTATAGTTCCACCAACTGGACGAATATAGAATCAACTACTAGTTTTACAGAAACCGATTATTGTGCATATACAGCCATTCCCGACACCAATTTTGAAGCAGCATTAGAAGCGCTAAACTATGATGATATTTCGGGCGATGGACAAGTGCCAACAGCATTAATTGAAGGTGTTACAAATTTATCTGTAGACAATGAAGGTATTACTGACCTTACGGGAATTGAAGATTTTACAGCGTTGACTGAATTGGTCATATCAGACAACAATATTGTGATATTAGATGTATCGAGCAACACAAATTTAAGGAGGCTTGAAGCATTTTCTTGTGGATTGACAAGTCTGGATATCTCTCAAAACACAAATTTGGAAGAACTAATCGTCTATTCAAACGCTTTAACGACATTAGATACCAGTAATAATACTTCGCTAACCAATGTAACATTATTCGCTAATCAACTTACAAGCTTAGATTTTTCTTCTAATACAGCTTTAACCTATGTAGAAGTTAGTGATAATGAATTAACGGAACTAAATATCCAAAATGGAACGAATAACTTAATCCAAACATTTGACGCTACAAATAATAGCAATCTATCCTGTATTCGCGTAGACGATGCAGCAAACAGTACAATGAACTGGACTATTGACTTAAATACTAGTTTTAGTGAAACCTACTGCCGTTATACCGCAATACCAGATACTAATTTTGAAACAAGATTAGAATCTATTATTACTGATGATGTTTCGGGCGATGGACAAGTGCCTACAGTGCTCATTGAAGTCATTACGAATTTGAACCTATCGAATAGATCAATTGCTGACCTTACAGGAATTGAAGATTTTACCGCACTTCAAAAATTGAATGCTTCTACTAATACTTTAACTTCTGTAGATCTGACCAACAACACCAATTTGGAAGAATTAAACATATCTGATAATACAAATTTGACAAGTTTGGATGTGTCTAGTTGTGTACTATTAGAAAGAATAAACGTTGAAGATAATGCATTTAGCACACTAGATCTTTCAGCAAATACCCAATTAGATGCGCTATTTGTGACGGATAACGATGCACTTACTGAAATTGATTTGAGTACGAATTCGTTATTAAGAGTATTAACACTAGATAACCTAGACAATATAGCATCTGTAGATATAAGCCAAAATGCCACTATAGATTCGCTTCAAGTCACAAACAATGTGATCTTATCAGAATTTAATGTAAAAAATGGTGCAAATACGGATATTTTCTTTTTTCAAGGAAATAATAATAGTAGTTTAACCTGTATTTTGGTAGATGATGCTTCGTATAGTACTGCTAGTTGGTCTGCTATTGATAGTCAAGCAAGTTTTAGTGATACGTATTGTAGATATACAGCCATTCCAGATGCTAATTTTGAAACGGCTTTAGAAGCACTAATTACGGATGATGTTTCCGGTGACGGACAAGTGCCAACTGCCGAAATTGAAGTCGTAACAAGTTTAGATGTACGTAATTTAAACATAGCTGACTTAACAGGAATAGAAGATTTTGTGGCGTTGGAAGCATTGTATTGTTCTGATAATAGTCTCACAACTCTAAATGTATCTAATCTAACCAATTTGCAAACCTTATGGGCTGTGTCAAATAATTTAACAAGTATCGATCTTACGAATAACCCAGCAATAACTGATATCAGAATAGAAAACAATGAACTTACTTCGATAGACTTAAGCAATCAAACCAATCTAGTCATTTTACAAATAGACAGAAACGAACTCACTGCAATTGATGTAAGTAATTCTCCTTCAATTACTCGATTTAGAGTGTATGACAATAATATTTCGAATATAGATTTGGCAAACAATACGTCACTATCGGAAGTCAGAGTTCAAAATAATAGATTGTTATCGCTAAATCTTCAAAATGGTAACAATACCAACATTGGAACTTTTGCTGCAGATAATAATGAATTTTTAGACTGTATTTTGGTAGATGATGCAAGTTACAGTACTGCCAATTGGACAACTATCGACGCTCAAACTAGCTTTAGTGATACTACATGTACAGTTGCCTATACAGCAATTCCAGATAGTAACTTTGAAGCGCAATTAGAGAGTTTAGGTTATGATGACATTTCTGGTGATGGACAAGTACCAACAGCATATATTGAAGGAGTTACCACACTTGATGTTGGCAATTTGAGCATTGCGGATTTAACAGGAATTGAAGACTTTATAGGCTTAGTCGATTTAGATGCTGAGGTGAACAACCTAACATCTTTAGATTTAAGCAACAATACATTGCTAGAAACTATTGATATAGACTCCAATGATCTAAGTTCACTCACTTTACCAACCAACGGTAGTTTGATTACTTTCAGCTGTAATAACAATTCAAATTTAACAACTGTTGATTTTAGCGGAAATACAAATTTGCAGACCATTCAGTGTATTAATAACGGACTTACAAGTATAAATCTTACGGGCTTAAGCGTGTTAACTTCTCTAGGATTAAATGAAAACAGCCTAAGTTCCATTGATATATCTGATGCTATGAGTTTAGAAACCTTAACCATTGGAAATAACGCGCTCACAAGCATAAATTTATCAAACAATACAAATCTTACCTACCTAACAGTAGAATCCAACAATTTAAATAGTTTAGATATAAGCAACAACACAGCTTTAGAATATTTAATACTTTCAGAAAACAATATTACTTCCATTGATACTTCCAGTCATACAGCTTTAGTATGGTTATATGCAGGAAACAATCAATTGACAACGATTGATGTTTCTGCAAACACTTTACTTGAAAGATTATGGGTGAACGACAACCAATTAACGAGCCTAGATGTAAGTAGCAATCTTTTACTAGAAGAATTGGTATGTTACAACAATTCAATTACGTCACTTGATGCTTCTGGAAATTCATTTTTATCATGGTTTTTAGTAAATAATAATGCGTTAACAAGTGTGAATCTTCAAAACGGGAATAACACAAATATTTTGATTTACGCAAGTAATGACAATCCTGATTTAAGCTGTATGCTGGTAGATGATGCTTCGTATAGTACGACCAATTGGACAAGTGTTGACGCTGCCACTACCTTTAACGAAAGTGCTTGTACTACTGAATTTACTTTGGGAGTCAATGTCTACTTACAAGGCGCGCTTTTAAATCCGAATACAGGAGAAGAAAGTCTGATGCGAGACGATTTGCGTGTGGCAGGATACATTCCAACCACAAGTCCGTATGCTGATGCCTTAACCTGTGAAGCAACAGTATTTGATACTACTGGAAATGATGCCATTGTCGATTGGATTTTGATTGAATTTAGAGATGCAACCGATAATACAATAGTAACATATTCACAATCGGCACTATTGCAACGTGATGGTGATGTAGTAGACGTTGACGGTATTTCAGATATAGCGTTTTCATTTGAGGGTGAAGCAGAATACTGTCTTGGGTTGCAACACAGAAACCATTTGGGTATTATGACAAGTTCGTCTATTACATTTGTAAACAATGCGTTAATGACCATAAATTTTACAGATGCCACAAACCAATTTACGTATGGTACAGATGCTCAAACCGATAATGGCATGCCCACAGATATTGTAGCAATGTGGTGTGGTGATGTAAACAGCGATTCCATCATACAATATTCAGGAACTGATCCTGATGTGCCAGCAATTCTATCAGAAATATTAAACGATAGTGGAAACTTCCTCAATTTTCCAACATACGCCATTACAGGATACAATACGAATGATATTGACATGAACGGAACCATTCAATACTCAGGAACCGATCCTGACACACCTTTTGTATTACAAAATGTATTAGCACATCCTAGTAATTTTCTTAGTTTCAGTACGTATCAAATTATAGAACAATTACCATAA
- a CDS encoding 7TM diverse intracellular signaling domain-containing protein — protein MKTNQVSKGKELVIKGNSLFYWKQWPLTDKGVFQKEVLTQPDTIQWPTAVWKNKEYNPKGYGTFRFQIELENSEKQLVLNLSRVLGAAEVWVNGKKYGVHGHVSKISSESENAIPPLSVELPKEKSLDVMILVSNFSSRFGGGFPLKNTITQKESFYKIKEQRATLESIITILIMLFGIFQIITYTNFRKEKYFLYFGLFCLIGGSRQLFVGEAFILKVFPDISFELVQRLRYVCYYGGLALIFLYHHYLFYGYFSKKVVLFFTVIPCLGVIYVIIFPVFYGTYSAPIFQVFGFLDILLWYWLIGKAIIDKKPFAKFVLLNAIILTIVFTNDMLNAMLIIQTKFLVNIGLLTYVVLQVYLNYRIVQAAQLELKKMAQQVQDKEAEISKLLFESYHHLKSKKELVNDLKKTTYDDTISVEKIINNLRSELLEDNQLNVIKSDIEHLNYDFIQRLKTRVPKLTQTDLELCTYIRIGLNRKEISRLRHITVEAVKKARYRLRKKLELSADKDLEDFLKEI, from the coding sequence GCCGTCTGGAAAAATAAAGAGTATAACCCCAAAGGATATGGAACATTTCGTTTTCAAATAGAATTGGAAAATTCTGAAAAACAACTCGTACTAAATTTGTCTAGAGTTTTAGGTGCTGCGGAAGTATGGGTAAATGGCAAAAAGTATGGAGTTCATGGGCACGTATCTAAAATAAGTAGCGAGTCTGAAAATGCCATTCCACCGCTGTCAGTAGAATTACCCAAAGAAAAATCTTTGGACGTAATGATTTTGGTGTCAAATTTCAGCAGTCGTTTTGGCGGTGGATTTCCTCTTAAAAATACCATCACTCAAAAGGAAAGTTTTTATAAAATCAAGGAACAAAGAGCAACACTAGAGAGTATTATTACGATCTTAATTATGTTGTTTGGTATTTTTCAAATTATAACTTACACAAATTTTCGAAAAGAAAAGTATTTTTTATACTTCGGCCTTTTTTGTTTAATAGGAGGTTCAAGACAACTATTTGTTGGAGAGGCTTTTATTTTAAAGGTTTTTCCAGACATTTCTTTTGAATTGGTACAAAGACTCAGATATGTCTGTTATTATGGTGGTTTAGCGCTGATTTTCTTATATCATCATTATCTCTTTTATGGGTATTTTTCCAAAAAAGTAGTATTATTCTTTACTGTAATTCCCTGTTTAGGAGTGATATATGTAATCATATTCCCTGTTTTTTATGGAACGTATAGTGCGCCCATTTTTCAAGTTTTTGGTTTTCTAGACATCCTTTTATGGTATTGGTTAATAGGCAAAGCTATTATAGATAAGAAACCGTTTGCAAAATTTGTGCTTCTCAATGCAATTATTTTGACAATTGTGTTTACGAATGACATGCTGAATGCAATGTTGATAATTCAGACTAAATTTTTAGTGAATATTGGACTATTAACTTATGTAGTATTGCAAGTATATTTGAATTATAGAATTGTACAAGCAGCGCAACTTGAGCTAAAAAAAATGGCACAGCAAGTACAAGATAAAGAAGCCGAAATTTCAAAATTATTGTTTGAGTCTTATCATCATTTAAAATCAAAAAAAGAATTAGTAAATGATTTGAAAAAGACAACGTATGATGATACTATTTCAGTAGAGAAGATTATCAATAATCTTAGATCAGAACTGTTGGAAGATAATCAGCTAAATGTCATAAAAAGCGATATTGAACATTTAAATTATGATTTTATTCAACGCCTAAAAACCCGTGTTCCAAAATTGACACAAACAGATTTAGAACTTTGTACCTACATTCGTATAGGATTAAATAGAAAGGAAATTTCCAGACTACGTCATATCACCGTAGAAGCCGTAAAAAAAGCACGCTACCGATTGCGAAAAAAATTAGAACTTTCTGCCGACAAAGATTTGGAAGACTTTTTAAAAGAAATATAA